In Lepisosteus oculatus isolate fLepOcu1 chromosome 28, fLepOcu1.hap2, whole genome shotgun sequence, the following proteins share a genomic window:
- the aoc2 gene encoding retina-specific copper amine oxidase yields the protein MNTILKCLLTVFVFASVVANIVFIILHTPRTPKCAPEFQDALKGKKHDDKGLVFADLTSEEYTQVRDYMWSVSALNISRSVFAQPSENVLFLIELHLPPKSEVLRYLDKGGPRPRREAKAVVFSGSKQSISEYIVWPLPNPDHHQDVTLKTYNQELHINARTVTIGEYVALFKFVHKEVFGKVKTILEESFGYSESNTLNPFEGMPRGIQSGDRQTWFSFFRDRSGFYIHPVGFEVLINHRDTKSSMWKVEKALYNGEYFASLEELNEKYAAGKVKKIRYKESRDYGSLKPRHKPTGFGPLQYDVQGKRYSVRNNQVLYLDWSFAFGLSSLTGMRVFDIRFKGERIAYELSVQEAMSVYGSVTPGMMLTKFIDSSIGIGRFAHELVRGVDCPYTATFVDTYRYIDTNFTQRFRNSICIFEHNTGRPLRRHFSDFFSNSYGGLANNVLVFRTITAIGNYDYMWDFMFYQSGSVEAKVHATGYISSSYKTEDNLRYGHQVAENTLGNIHTHFINFKVDLDVLGRKNMFLTKDMEFVNVSLPWIPGEYAQIPRLVERQLKTEGEAALRYDTKTARYLHIASNLTNRWGHPRSYRLQVASFTGDHLPEAVPEERAMSWARYKVAITKYKDEEQTSSSLYNQNNIWSPAVDFSQFIEDNENIESEDLVAWVTTGFLHIPHAEDIPNTVAVGNGGGVILRPHNYFDEDPSMNSPDSVYIHPSEPADSCTNNRFACLAKEVCAPSLPTFTYNGFEGVMKFEE from the exons ATGAACACGATACTGAAATGCCTCTTGACTGTGTTTGTGTTCGCTTCGGTGGTCGCCAATATAGTCTTCATCATTTTGCACACGCCCAGGACACCCAAATGCGCTCCGGAATTCCAGGACGCGCTGAAAGGCAAGAAACACGATGACAAAGGCCTGGTGTTCGCGGATCTGACCAGCGAAGAGTACACGCAAGTCCGCGATTACATGTGGAGCGTGTCCGCCCTGAACATCTCCCGATCTGTATTTGCGCAGCCCTCCGAAAACGTCCTCTTCCTGATCGAGCTGCACCTGCCCCCGAAGAGCGAGGTGCTGCGCTACCTTGACAAGGGCGGCCCGAGGCCCAGGAGGGAGGCCAAGGCCGTGGTGTTCTCCGGGTCAAAGCAAAGCATCTCGGAGTACATCGTGTGGCCGTTACCGAACCCAGACCATCACCAAGACGTCACACTGAAGACATACAACCAAGAATTGCATATAAACGCCCGCACTGTGACTATCGGCGAATATGTCGCCCTTTTTAAATTCGTCCACAAAGAGGTGTTCGGAAAGGTGAAGACCATCCTGGAGGAGAGTTTCGGTTACAGCGAGAGCAACACTCTGAACCCATTTGAGGGCATGCCCCGGGGTATCCAGTCGGGGGACCGGCAGACCTGGTTCTCCTTTTTCCGCGACAGGAGTGGCTTTTACATCCACCCCGTCGGGTTTGAAGTCCTGATTAACCACAGGGACACCAAAAGCTCCATGTGGAAGGTGGAAAAGGCGTTGTACAACGGGGAATACTTTGCCAGCCTAGAGGAGCTGAACGAAAAATACGCGGCCGGTAAAGTCAAGAAAATCCGTTACAAAGAGAGCCGTGACTACGGTTCTCTGAAACCGAGGCACAAGCCCACGGGATTCGGTCCTCTACAGTACGACGTTCAAGGCAAACGCTACAGCGTCAGGAACAACCAGGTGCTGTATTTAGACTGGAGCTTCGCCTTCGGCCTCAGCTCCCTGACCGGCATGCGGGTTTTCGACATCCGCTTCAAAGGGGAGCGGATCGCTTACGAGCTCAGTGTCCAGGAGGCGATGTCGGTATACGGTTCGGTCACCCCGGGGATGATGCTCACCAAGTTCATCGACTCCAGCATCGGGATAGGGCGGTTCGCACACGAGCTGGTGCGCGGCGTCGACTGTCCCTATACGGCCACCTTCGTGGACACCTACCGCTACATCGACACCAACTTCACCCAGAGGTTCAGGAACTCCATCTGCATCTTCGAGCACAACACCGGTCGCCCGCTCCGAAGGCACTTCTCCGACTTCTTTTCCAACAGTTACGGGGGGCTGGCAAATAACGTCTTGGTTTTCAGGACCATCACGGCCATTGGCAACTACGACTACATGTGGGACTTCATGTTTTACCAGAGCGGGTCCGTGGAGGCCAAAGTGCACGCCACGGGTTACATCTCTTCCTCGTACAAGACTGAGGACAACCTCCGGTACGGGCATCAGGTGGCAGAGAACACACTGGGCAACATCCACACGCACTTCATCAACTTCAAGGTAGACCTGGATGTGTTGG GCAGAAAGAATATGTTCTTGACCAAAGACATGGAGTTTGTCAACGTTTCTCTGCCCTGGATCCCCGGAGAGTACGCGCAGATCCCCAGGCTGGTGGAGAGGCAGCTCAAGACCGAAGGGGAGGCGGCGCTGCGCTACGACACCAAGACGGCCCGGTACCTGCACATCGCCAGCAACCTCACCAACAGGTGGGGGCACCCGCGCTCCTACCGGCTGCAGGTGGCCAGCTTCACCGGGGACCACCTGCCCGAGGCCGTGCCGGAGGAGAGAGCCATGTCCTGGGCCCG GTACAAAGTGGCAATCACCAAGTACAAAGATGAGGAACAGACCAGTAGCAGTCTGTATAACCAAAACAACATCTGGTCCCCAGCGGTCGACTTCAGTCAATTTATCGAAGACAACGAAAACATCGAAAGTGAG GACCTGGTTGCCTGGGTAACCACTGGGTTCCTCCACATCCCTCATGCTGAAGACATCCCCAACACCGTTGCCGTGGGCAACGGCGGCGGAGTGATTCTGAGGCCCCACAACTACTTTGATGAGGATCCCTCAATGAACTCCCCAGACTCTGTGTACATCCACCCCTCCGAGCCAGCAGACAGCTGCACAAACAACAGGTTCGCCTGTCTGGCCAAGGAAGTCTGCGCCCCAAGTCTCCCCACCTTCACCTATAATGGCTTCGAGGGGGTCATGAAATTCGAGGAGTGA
- the g6pc1a.1 gene encoding glucose-6-phosphatase a, catalytic subunit, tandem duplicate 1 has translation MDLLHSAGVNLTAHLQAHYRGYEGLFNLASSVADLHTPFFVFFPVWFHLRREAGIKLIWVAVIGDWLNLVLKWVLFGERPYWWVHETQFYGSEPAPVLRQFPITCETGPGSPSGHAMGSAGVWYVMVMAVLSVASERDHSALFNRALRVALWTALCAVELIVCMSRVYVAAHFPHQVVTGVISGMIVAEAFSRVQWIYSASLKRYLLTTLFLLVFALGFYLLLRVLGVDLLWTLEKAKRWCVRAEWVHMDTTPFASLLRNLGTLFGLGLGLHSPLSSGSHSGKRGHSAPFRLGCITASLLLLQLLDLVHFSSERELLFYLLSFCKSAAVPLITVALAPCVISRLCPRQGKRQKDW, from the exons ATGGACCTGCTACACAGCGCCGGGGTGAACCTGACGGCCCATCTGCAGGCCCACTACAGAGGCTACGAGGGCTTGTTCAACCTGGCGTCCTCTGTGGCAGACCTGCACACACCTTTCTTCGTCTTCTTCCCCGTCTGGTTCCACCTGCGCAGGGAGGCGGGCATCAAGCTGATCTGGGTGGCCGTGATCGGGGACTGGCTCAACCTGGTGCTGAAGTG GGTTCTTTTTGGTGAGAGGCCCTACTGGTGGGTTCACGAGACCCAGTTCTATGGTTCTGAACCGGCTCCTGTGCTAAGACAGTTCCCCATCACTTGTGAAACCGGGCCAG GAAGCCCCTCGGGGCATGCGATGGGCTCAGCGGGGGTGTGGTATGTGATGGTGATGGCCGTCCTCTCCGTTGCTTCTGAGAGAgatcactctgctctcttcaACAG GGCTCTGCGGGTGGCGCTGTGGACGGCGCTGTGTGCCGTCGAGCTCATCGTCTGCATGTCCAGGGTCTATGTGGCTGCCCACTTCCCCCACCAGGTCGTCACAGGGGTCATTTCAG GTATGATTGTGGCTGAGGCCTTCAGCAGGGTGCAGTGGATCTACAGCGCCAGTCTGAAGAGGTACCTCCTCACCACCCTCTTCCTGCTGGTCTTCGCCCTGGGCTTCTACCTGCTCCTGCGGGTGCTGGGGGTGGACCTGCTCTGGACGCTGGAGAAAGCCAAGCGGTGGTGCGTCCGAGCCGAGTGGGTGCACATGGACACCACACCCTTCGCCAGCCTGCTGCGCAACCTGGGCACCCTGTTCGGCCTGGGGCTGGGCCTgcactctcctctctccagtGGGAGCCACTCAGGGAAACGAGGCCACAGCGCCCCCTTCAGGCTGGGCTGCATCACTGCCTCGCTGCTGCTACTGCAGCTGCTGGACCTGGTCCACTTCTCCTCGGAGAGGGAGCTGCTGTTTTACCTGCTGTCCTTCTGCAAGAGCGCTGCCGTGCCTCTCATCACAGTGGCACTTGCCCCCTGTGTCATCTCCAGACTCTGCCCCAGGCAGGGCAAGAGGCAGAAGGACTGGTGA